From the genome of Candidatus Electrothrix communis, one region includes:
- the gltX gene encoding glutamate--tRNA ligase, translated as MTEVRVRFPPSPTGYLHIGSARTALLNWLWAKKNNGKLILRIEDTDVERSTQESIEGIIDGMQWLGLDWDEGPYFQTEFSEDHRKAADQLLASGHAYKCFCTKEELEKKREAARAAKKEFGYDGTCRNLSPEQVAEKEATGLSSVVRFKVPEQEGKLAYYDEVLGSIERAYDDIEDFVIVRSNGKPLYLLCNVVDDIRDRISHVIRGQDHMSNTTRQVLLYQALDAAQPVFAHMPLTLDLQKRKISKRSHGELVSVQFYREKGFIPWALCNFLALLGWNPGTDQEIFSREELIETFSLDRISKVNSVFNHRKDDPKFFTDPKLISINEQYLRSMDIPALADLVKQDFIQQDIWDTAYEGEKKEWFLSTLDLIRDRFHTVRDFATLGRAYFADDYTVEEKPLKKNVLKHPDLKTWMPMLSERFAGLDDFNKESSEATARELATELDIKPGILINGMRTILTGQLAGPGMFDILIALGKERVVKRLRDISPLYKK; from the coding sequence ATGACAGAAGTTCGTGTCCGTTTCCCGCCCAGCCCTACCGGTTACCTTCATATAGGCAGCGCCCGTACAGCCCTGCTGAATTGGCTCTGGGCTAAAAAAAATAACGGTAAGCTCATTCTGCGGATTGAAGATACTGACGTTGAGCGTTCCACTCAGGAGTCCATTGAAGGAATTATAGACGGCATGCAATGGCTGGGTCTTGACTGGGATGAAGGCCCCTATTTTCAAACCGAGTTTTCCGAGGATCACCGAAAAGCAGCAGATCAACTGCTGGCATCCGGTCATGCCTATAAATGCTTCTGCACCAAAGAAGAACTGGAAAAAAAGCGCGAAGCGGCCAGAGCGGCCAAAAAGGAATTTGGCTATGACGGCACCTGCCGTAATTTAAGCCCGGAACAAGTTGCGGAAAAAGAGGCTACAGGCCTCTCCTCGGTTGTTCGCTTCAAGGTGCCTGAGCAGGAAGGCAAACTGGCCTATTATGATGAGGTGCTAGGCTCCATTGAACGTGCTTATGATGACATTGAGGATTTTGTCATTGTCCGCTCTAACGGCAAGCCGCTCTATCTGCTCTGTAACGTGGTAGATGATATCCGGGACCGAATCAGCCATGTCATTCGCGGCCAGGATCATATGAGCAACACCACCCGCCAGGTATTGCTTTACCAAGCCCTGGACGCAGCTCAGCCTGTTTTTGCCCATATGCCGCTAACCCTGGATCTGCAAAAACGCAAGATCTCCAAACGCAGCCACGGCGAGCTGGTTTCTGTCCAGTTTTACCGAGAAAAAGGCTTCATCCCTTGGGCCTTATGCAATTTCCTTGCCCTGCTCGGCTGGAATCCTGGCACAGATCAAGAGATCTTCAGCCGGGAAGAGCTGATTGAGACCTTCAGTCTGGATCGCATCAGCAAGGTAAATTCGGTGTTCAATCACCGAAAAGATGATCCCAAATTCTTTACAGATCCCAAGCTGATTTCCATCAATGAACAGTACCTGCGCTCAATGGATATACCTGCCTTGGCAGACCTGGTAAAGCAAGATTTCATCCAGCAGGATATCTGGGATACCGCCTATGAAGGCGAGAAAAAAGAATGGTTCCTGAGCACCTTGGATCTGATCCGGGATCGCTTTCATACAGTGCGCGATTTTGCTACCCTGGGCCGGGCCTATTTTGCTGATGATTATACAGTGGAAGAAAAGCCGCTGAAGAAAAATGTCCTTAAACATCCAGACCTCAAAACCTGGATGCCCATGTTATCCGAACGCTTTGCCGGTCTAGATGATTTTAACAAGGAAAGCAGCGAGGCTACGGCCCGTGAACTGGCGACAGAGCTGGACATCAAACCAGGCATCCTGATTAACGGGATGCGCACCATACTCACCGGCCAATTAGCCGGACCAGGTATGTTTGATATCCTGATTGCCTTGGGCAAAGAGCGGGTCGTCAAACGATTGCGTGACATTTCTCCTCTCTACAAGAAGTAA
- a CDS encoding substrate-binding domain-containing protein: MKSAIRFFFIIIAFALFLSTAESASTSEKVIAFAQDTLANDYRKAQVFEVRDAVAEHAAEHSGLRFTSSDANGQTSLLIHQIEKFIAAKVDILIVGTNDADAVVPVIAKAHNQGIPVIILDRGVNSTAYTTFINSDNIKIGEIGAQYIAEQIRGKGTVLLFEGLQKADVTQLRNKGFLAVMSRHKGIKVIRRTGNYLRKDAIIEMEKLIKEGVHIDAIFSESDSMLSGVRSALHRHELDPKKILMIGCDYTSEAREAIRQGTQTGSILFPLGGGQAVQTALKILKGEKVAKHISLPIKLVTLKNVNEVPPVF; this comes from the coding sequence GTGAAATCCGCTATCAGATTCTTTTTTATCATTATTGCGTTTGCTCTTTTTCTCTCTACAGCTGAGTCAGCATCGACCAGTGAAAAGGTCATTGCCTTTGCCCAAGATACTCTGGCTAATGATTACCGTAAAGCCCAGGTCTTTGAGGTACGTGATGCTGTTGCTGAACACGCTGCTGAACATTCAGGACTGAGGTTTACCTCCTCTGATGCAAACGGGCAAACCTCGCTCCTGATTCATCAAATAGAAAAATTTATCGCCGCCAAGGTCGATATACTCATCGTGGGCACCAATGATGCTGATGCCGTTGTCCCGGTCATTGCAAAGGCCCATAACCAGGGAATTCCTGTCATCATCCTGGATCGAGGTGTCAACAGCACAGCCTACACCACCTTTATCAATTCGGATAATATCAAAATCGGAGAAATCGGCGCTCAATATATTGCTGAACAGATTAGGGGCAAAGGAACGGTACTGCTCTTTGAGGGCCTGCAAAAAGCGGACGTAACCCAGCTACGCAATAAGGGCTTTCTTGCTGTGATGAGTCGCCATAAGGGGATCAAGGTCATCAGGAGAACGGGAAACTACCTGCGTAAGGACGCCATTATTGAAATGGAAAAACTCATTAAGGAAGGCGTGCATATTGATGCAATATTTTCTGAAAGCGACAGCATGCTCAGTGGGGTACGTTCCGCTCTGCATCGTCATGAGCTGGACCCGAAAAAAATTCTTATGATAGGCTGTGATTATACATCCGAGGCCCGGGAAGCAATTCGTCAAGGGACCCAAACCGGTTCCATTCTTTTCCCCTTGGGTGGTGGTCAAGCTGTCCAGACCGCGCTCAAAATCCTGAAAGGAGAAAAGGTGGCTAAGCATATCTCTCTCCCGATCAAATTGGTCACTCTCAAAAATGTTAACGAGGTACCTCCG